In Halopelagius longus, a genomic segment contains:
- the rhcE gene encoding 2-keto-3-deoxy-L-rhamnonate dehydrogenase (part of the rhamnose catabolism pathway), translated as MKAIVQTGPRSVETQERQAPSPDADEVLVKVHTAGLCGSDAHAYKYDGGYEWIPIPRIMGHEYSGEVVEVGSDVEEFAEGDKVVEEPIHDCGHCFQCKNGQPNVCQNFSITGMHRDGAYTEYVAVAPEHLHAVPESVPLRHAAITEPTSIAARAVLSQSNATPGDNVLVEGPGPIGVLVAAVADSLGANVVVSGLEQDTKYRLPLLEDMGIETVNVQSDSGIDDYVDSLTDGVGFDVVFDATGHHTGVGTATQHTRKGGQVVVVGIPNDTSEVSLTPVVRGEIEVNTSYGSTWTNFEQALRLMERGDIAVDKILDTSYDTDDPASAFEAFLSSETCKPVFQFDR; from the coding sequence ATGAAAGCAATCGTTCAGACCGGGCCTCGCTCCGTAGAGACGCAGGAGCGTCAAGCCCCCTCTCCAGACGCAGACGAAGTGCTCGTGAAAGTCCACACGGCCGGACTATGCGGGAGCGACGCTCACGCGTACAAGTACGACGGCGGATACGAGTGGATACCCATCCCGCGCATCATGGGCCACGAGTACTCCGGTGAAGTCGTCGAGGTCGGTTCCGACGTGGAGGAGTTCGCGGAGGGCGACAAAGTCGTCGAGGAACCGATTCACGACTGCGGCCACTGCTTCCAGTGTAAGAACGGACAGCCGAACGTCTGTCAGAACTTCTCCATCACCGGGATGCACCGGGACGGAGCGTACACCGAGTACGTCGCCGTCGCGCCCGAACATCTCCACGCCGTCCCCGAGAGCGTTCCGCTCAGACACGCGGCCATCACGGAACCGACGAGCATCGCGGCGCGTGCGGTCCTCAGTCAGTCGAACGCGACGCCGGGAGACAACGTTCTCGTCGAAGGGCCGGGGCCGATAGGCGTCCTCGTCGCCGCCGTCGCGGACTCCCTCGGCGCGAACGTCGTCGTCTCCGGCCTCGAACAGGACACCAAGTACCGACTGCCGCTACTCGAAGATATGGGCATCGAGACGGTCAACGTCCAGTCGGACTCCGGAATCGACGACTACGTCGATTCGCTCACCGACGGCGTCGGGTTCGACGTGGTGTTCGACGCGACGGGTCACCACACCGGCGTCGGGACGGCGACCCAGCACACCCGGAAGGGCGGGCAGGTGGTCGTCGTGGGCATCCCCAACGACACCAGCGAAGTCAGCCTCACGCCGGTCGTCCGCGGCGAAATCGAGGTCAACACCTCGTACGGGTCGACGTGGACGAACTTCGAACAGGCGCTCAGGCTGATGGAACGCGGCGACATCGCCGTCGACAAAATCCTCGACACGTCGTACGACACCGACGACCCCGCGTCGGCGTTCGAGGCGTTCCTCAGTTCCGAGACCTGCAAGCCGGTGTTCCAGTTCGACCGCTGA
- a CDS encoding enolase C-terminal domain-like protein, producing the protein MEITDISATKVSTESWGEFVEFPLVTVMSKYDEYNNADGDNPQARRKWMGPVGDVVVEVETDAGITGVGHGNWATGAIATIVEETLSKLVVGEDPREREKLWDMMYRATIPFGRKGAAIEAISAVDLALWDIAGKEADKPVYELLGGPVQDEIPAYASNLHPVDLETLEREALEYVEQGFDAMKLRFQYGPEAGRAGMEKNEEIVKTVRDAVGHDIKVAGDAYMGWTVRYAKKMLKRLEKYDMEWVEEPVIPDDLDGYAEVRASTDVPISGGEHEFTRWGYKEMLEKETVDILQPDVHRMGGLTELLRVDAMASARDVPVIPHSGTNPHLHFIAASANSPMAEYFPIPEWYKEQQGDKESTYADAIYQHPPNAEDGVIPLPDGVGLSAELNREALDHFAVE; encoded by the coding sequence ATGGAGATTACAGACATTTCGGCGACGAAAGTGAGTACCGAGTCGTGGGGCGAGTTCGTCGAGTTCCCCCTCGTGACGGTCATGAGCAAGTACGACGAGTACAACAACGCCGACGGCGACAACCCGCAGGCCCGCCGCAAGTGGATGGGCCCCGTCGGCGACGTGGTGGTCGAAGTCGAGACTGACGCCGGCATCACGGGCGTCGGCCACGGCAACTGGGCGACCGGTGCCATCGCAACCATCGTCGAGGAGACGCTCTCGAAACTCGTCGTCGGCGAGGACCCCCGAGAACGGGAGAAGCTCTGGGACATGATGTACCGCGCGACCATCCCGTTCGGGCGGAAGGGCGCGGCCATCGAAGCCATCAGCGCCGTCGACCTCGCTCTGTGGGACATCGCCGGGAAAGAGGCCGACAAGCCCGTCTACGAACTCCTCGGCGGTCCCGTGCAGGACGAAATCCCCGCCTACGCGAGCAACCTCCACCCCGTCGACCTCGAAACGCTGGAACGAGAGGCGCTCGAGTACGTCGAGCAGGGCTTCGACGCGATGAAACTCCGCTTCCAGTACGGTCCGGAGGCGGGACGGGCGGGTATGGAGAAGAACGAGGAGATCGTGAAGACGGTGCGGGACGCCGTCGGCCACGACATCAAGGTCGCCGGCGACGCGTACATGGGCTGGACCGTCCGCTACGCGAAGAAGATGCTGAAGCGACTGGAGAAGTACGACATGGAGTGGGTCGAAGAGCCCGTCATCCCCGACGACTTAGACGGCTACGCCGAGGTCCGCGCGTCGACGGACGTGCCCATCTCCGGCGGCGAACACGAGTTCACCCGCTGGGGGTACAAGGAGATGCTGGAGAAGGAGACTGTCGACATCCTCCAACCCGACGTCCACCGCATGGGCGGACTGACCGAACTGCTGCGGGTCGACGCGATGGCCAGTGCGCGCGACGTGCCCGTAATCCCGCACTCGGGGACGAACCCGCACCTGCACTTCATCGCCGCCTCCGCGAACTCCCCGATGGCGGAGTACTTCCCCATCCCCGAGTGGTACAAAGAACAGCAGGGCGACAAAGAGTCGACGTACGCCGACGCCATCTACCAGCACCCGCCGAACGCGGAGGACGGCGTCATCCCCCTCCCGGACGGCGTCGGCCTGAGCGCCGAACTCAACCGCGAGGCGTTGGACCACTTCGCCGTGGAGTGA
- a CDS encoding LLM class flavin-dependent oxidoreductase, producing the protein MPDISFEYNVPVFAGAPESGTDPVHRDTPSYESLDWETTKMGVETAEELGFDAVWAPDHLMLGRDHAEYECWTLLSAIAGFTDDVNVGSLVLCNDYRNPALVAKMAATLDVISEGRLELGLGAGWHEPEYDAYGWEYRDGFERLMRLDESIRLMKRMWEAGSDGASFDGERYQIDDAYCSPPPVQDPHPPILVGGQGEEVTLKLVAKHADVWNTDVFNGDVETLEHKISVIEDHCETVGRDPDEIEYSWDGHVICTRDEEKLDRMLDLMLPIQFEEEYQDQANIETEEDAREFFVMGTPEECAEAIERRIDAGVTKFQGWFIDFPDTEGMELFADEVIPQFA; encoded by the coding sequence ATGCCGGACATCAGCTTCGAGTACAACGTGCCGGTGTTCGCGGGCGCGCCGGAGTCGGGCACCGACCCCGTCCACCGGGACACGCCGTCCTACGAGTCCCTCGATTGGGAGACGACGAAGATGGGCGTCGAGACGGCGGAGGAACTCGGCTTCGACGCGGTGTGGGCGCCGGACCACCTGATGCTCGGCCGCGACCACGCCGAGTACGAGTGTTGGACGCTGTTGAGCGCGATTGCGGGATTCACCGACGACGTCAACGTGGGGTCGCTGGTGCTCTGTAACGACTACCGCAACCCCGCCTTGGTGGCGAAGATGGCCGCCACGCTCGACGTCATCTCCGAGGGCCGACTCGAACTCGGACTCGGTGCGGGGTGGCACGAACCCGAGTACGACGCCTACGGCTGGGAGTACCGCGACGGGTTCGAGCGCTTGATGCGGTTAGACGAGTCCATCCGTCTGATGAAGCGGATGTGGGAGGCCGGGAGCGACGGCGCGAGTTTCGACGGCGAGCGCTACCAAATCGACGACGCGTACTGCTCGCCGCCGCCGGTACAGGACCCCCACCCGCCCATACTCGTCGGCGGACAGGGCGAGGAGGTGACGCTGAAGTTGGTCGCAAAGCACGCCGACGTGTGGAACACGGACGTGTTCAACGGCGACGTGGAGACGTTAGAGCACAAGATTAGCGTCATCGAGGACCACTGCGAGACGGTCGGCAGGGACCCCGACGAGATAGAGTACTCTTGGGACGGACACGTCATCTGCACCCGCGACGAGGAGAAACTCGACCGGATGCTCGACCTGATGCTCCCCATCCAGTTCGAAGAGGAGTATCAGGACCAAGCGAACATCGAGACGGAGGAAGACGCCCGGGAGTTCTTCGTCATGGGGACGCCCGAGGAGTGCGCCGAAGCCATCGAGAGGCGCATCGACGCGGGCGTGACGAAGTTCCAAGGGTGGTTCATCGATTTCCCCGACACCGAGGGGATGGAACTGTTCGCCGACGAAGTGATTCCGCAGTTCGCCTGA
- a CDS encoding alpha-L-rhamnosidase, with the protein MSTSADQERLHRPTDLRVEFEAAPENVDPTESPRFSWRLATDDRGATQRAYRLVVGRDRDAVAAGRGTLWDSGRVESGRATNVDYDGPTLGADETYYWSVKVWTADRETEWAEPARFATALDPESWRGEWIAHQPGEGDTNGWRSQWRSPDENGDEWVEVDLGESRDISAISLYGTEPVDIVRTPDDTAVTISWSENPIEGFGFPDAYRVEVADDPDFGDATVVAEVEFEDDDTEEEPEGVPDESVPVETHDGLDVSGRYVRVTATDLFEVTPSTWDTSHIRSDDRRVVAASAWECFALAALSVEGPDGAELATDSFVEASSSFETDTWGRDHLVNGRTESQTGSTSPLLRTEFDLDKPVRSARMHVAAVGYGELHVNGDRVGDRKLDPAWTDYEQRVLYTSHDLTDRLREGSNAVGLWLGRGWFAKSSSYWVNDGSPRARAVLTVEFEDGTTRRIATNADWKAADSPILANDIYDGETYDARREEDGWRTPEYDASSWENATVVDAPGGTLRPERIEPMRVVDTFDVEAVHDRPEGPILDFGQNLTGWVELRIDDPDAGDEVTVRHAEALTEDGDLSTTDLRTADATDTYVARGEATETYEPRFTYHGFRYAQVTGYPGEFDPEAVTAKAVHTAMDRRGEFACSNEELNQLQHNAVWGLRSNTHSIPEDCPQRDERFGWTGDAHISTRSLLFNFDAVRFDEKWARDHDDVATEMGYVPDVIPNKAVEDPADPTWSITRVVVPWYLYLHDGDEGILREQYEGMREYVDYWYENTEDGILPDDYGKFGDWLAFENTDGRRGLPHHLYNTAFLYQVVDTFAKVARVLGNETDAESYRERAEHVADAFNDRYFDPESGTYGPGTQSSYAVPLFLGMVPDDHVDRVAENLAEKVRSDGGKLRTGFLGTRPLIHTLATHGYADLAYRVVSQPEQPGWVYMVRNDATTMWERWNSDESVGSGMNSLNHSPFTHVSEFFYEVLAGIRLGDRPITDHVTIAPSMVEDLDWVSASVEAQTGELSVDWERDGEGEYELSVTVPWNGRATVRLPDAAESTVTESDVRLSEGAPDGILSVERDGDDVVVEVGAGEYGFVVE; encoded by the coding sequence ATGTCAACGTCTGCCGACCAGGAGAGGCTCCACCGACCGACAGACTTGCGCGTCGAGTTCGAGGCCGCGCCCGAGAACGTCGACCCGACCGAGTCGCCGCGGTTCTCGTGGCGCCTCGCGACCGACGACCGGGGCGCCACGCAACGAGCCTACCGACTCGTCGTCGGCCGGGACCGCGACGCCGTCGCCGCCGGTCGCGGAACGCTCTGGGACTCCGGCCGCGTCGAGTCGGGGCGCGCGACCAACGTCGACTACGACGGTCCGACCCTCGGCGCCGACGAGACCTACTACTGGTCGGTGAAGGTGTGGACCGCCGACCGCGAGACGGAGTGGGCCGAACCGGCGCGGTTCGCGACGGCGTTGGACCCCGAGAGTTGGCGGGGCGAGTGGATCGCCCACCAACCCGGCGAAGGCGACACGAACGGCTGGCGGAGCCAGTGGCGCAGTCCGGACGAGAACGGCGACGAGTGGGTGGAGGTTGACTTGGGCGAGTCCCGCGATATCTCCGCTATTTCCCTCTACGGGACCGAACCCGTCGACATCGTCAGGACGCCGGACGACACCGCGGTTACGATCTCGTGGTCGGAGAACCCCATCGAGGGGTTCGGATTCCCCGACGCTTACCGAGTCGAGGTGGCCGACGACCCCGACTTCGGCGACGCGACGGTCGTCGCAGAAGTCGAGTTCGAAGACGACGACACGGAGGAGGAACCGGAGGGCGTCCCCGACGAGAGCGTTCCCGTCGAGACCCACGACGGCCTCGACGTCAGCGGTCGATACGTCCGGGTCACGGCGACCGACCTCTTCGAGGTCACCCCCTCGACGTGGGACACGTCTCACATCCGCAGCGACGACCGGCGCGTCGTGGCGGCCAGCGCGTGGGAGTGCTTCGCGCTCGCCGCCCTCTCAGTGGAAGGTCCCGACGGAGCCGAACTCGCGACCGACAGCTTCGTCGAGGCGTCCTCGTCGTTCGAAACCGACACGTGGGGCCGCGACCACTTGGTGAACGGACGGACGGAGTCACAGACCGGCTCCACGTCGCCGCTCCTCCGGACGGAGTTCGACCTCGACAAACCCGTCCGTTCGGCGCGGATGCACGTCGCCGCCGTCGGCTACGGCGAACTGCACGTCAACGGCGACCGGGTCGGCGACCGAAAACTCGACCCGGCGTGGACGGACTACGAACAGCGCGTCCTCTACACGAGTCACGACCTCACCGACCGACTCCGCGAGGGTTCGAACGCCGTCGGCCTCTGGCTCGGTCGCGGGTGGTTCGCAAAGAGCAGTTCCTACTGGGTCAACGACGGTTCACCGCGCGCCCGCGCGGTACTCACAGTGGAGTTCGAAGACGGGACGACGCGGCGTATCGCGACCAACGCGGACTGGAAGGCGGCGGACAGCCCGATTCTCGCGAACGACATCTACGACGGCGAGACGTACGACGCCCGACGGGAGGAGGACGGCTGGCGTACCCCCGAGTACGACGCGTCGTCGTGGGAGAACGCGACCGTCGTCGATGCCCCCGGCGGGACGCTTCGCCCGGAACGCATCGAACCGATGCGGGTCGTCGACACCTTCGACGTCGAGGCGGTCCACGACCGTCCGGAGGGTCCGATTCTCGACTTCGGCCAGAATCTCACCGGGTGGGTGGAACTGCGTATCGACGACCCCGACGCGGGCGACGAGGTGACCGTCCGCCACGCGGAGGCACTCACCGAGGACGGCGACCTCTCTACGACCGACCTCCGGACGGCCGACGCGACGGACACGTACGTCGCCCGCGGCGAGGCGACGGAGACGTACGAACCGCGCTTCACGTACCACGGCTTCCGGTACGCGCAGGTGACGGGCTACCCCGGCGAGTTCGACCCGGAGGCGGTGACCGCGAAGGCCGTTCACACGGCGATGGACCGACGGGGGGAGTTCGCCTGCTCGAACGAGGAACTGAACCAACTCCAGCACAACGCCGTCTGGGGGCTCCGCAGCAACACGCACTCGATTCCGGAGGACTGCCCCCAACGCGACGAGCGCTTCGGGTGGACGGGAGACGCCCACATCTCCACCCGGTCGCTGCTCTTCAACTTCGACGCCGTCCGCTTCGACGAGAAGTGGGCCCGCGACCACGACGACGTCGCCACGGAGATGGGCTACGTCCCCGACGTCATCCCCAACAAGGCCGTCGAGGACCCCGCGGACCCCACGTGGTCCATCACGCGCGTGGTGGTCCCGTGGTACCTCTACCTGCACGACGGCGACGAGGGAATCCTCCGCGAGCAGTACGAGGGGATGCGCGAGTACGTCGATTACTGGTACGAGAACACCGAGGACGGCATCCTCCCCGACGACTACGGGAAGTTCGGCGACTGGCTGGCCTTCGAGAACACCGACGGGCGCCGCGGACTGCCTCACCACCTGTACAACACCGCCTTCCTCTATCAGGTCGTGGACACCTTCGCCAAGGTCGCCCGTGTGCTCGGTAACGAGACGGACGCCGAGAGCTACCGCGAACGCGCCGAGCACGTCGCAGACGCCTTCAACGACCGCTACTTCGACCCCGAATCGGGGACGTACGGTCCGGGGACCCAGTCCTCGTACGCCGTCCCGTTGTTCCTCGGGATGGTGCCCGACGACCACGTCGACCGCGTCGCCGAGAACCTCGCCGAGAAGGTTCGCTCCGACGGCGGGAAGCTCAGAACCGGCTTCCTCGGGACGCGACCGCTGATACACACGCTGGCGACCCACGGCTACGCCGACCTGGCGTATCGGGTCGTCAGCCAACCCGAACAGCCCGGGTGGGTGTACATGGTCCGCAACGACGCGACGACGATGTGGGAGCGGTGGAACTCTGACGAGAGCGTCGGGTCCGGCATGAACTCGCTGAACCACTCGCCGTTCACGCACGTCTCGGAGTTCTTCTACGAGGTGCTCGCCGGGATTCGACTCGGCGACCGGCCGATCACCGACCACGTGACTATCGCGCCGTCGATGGTCGAGGACCTCGATTGGGTGTCGGCGAGCGTCGAGGCGCAAACCGGCGAACTGTCGGTCGATTGGGAGCGCGACGGCGAAGGCGAGTACGAACTGTCGGTGACCGTCCCGTGGAACGGCCGAGCGACGGTCCGACTCCCCGACGCGGCCGAGAGCACGGTGACCGAATCGGACGTCCGACTGTCCGAGGGCGCGCCCGACGGCATCCTCTCGGTCGAACGCGACGGCGACGACGTCGTCGTCGAAGTCGGCGCGGGGGAGTACGGGTTCGTCGTCGAATAA
- a CDS encoding IclR family transcriptional regulator, producing the protein MSDTAPIKAVKIAFEIIDLLRELDGAGVSEVAQRLEKPTSTVHDHLRTLEGEGYLVKEGSTYHVSTRFLQLGDQARSRKKVFNVARPEIDDLAQATGEHANLMIEEHGLGVFLYRSRGQDAVQLDTHDGMRVPLQTTALGKTIMAHRPREEVEAILDRHGLPEVTSSTISDRAELFDTLEQVRERGYAYDDEERVKGMRCVAAPILDEEDYAIAAVSVSGPKSRMRKERFTTEVPEQILRSANVIEVNLTYS; encoded by the coding sequence ATGAGTGACACGGCGCCGATTAAGGCTGTGAAGATCGCCTTCGAGATAATCGACCTCCTCCGGGAACTCGACGGGGCGGGCGTCTCGGAGGTGGCCCAGCGGTTGGAGAAACCGACGAGTACCGTCCACGACCACCTCCGGACGCTCGAAGGCGAGGGATACCTCGTCAAGGAGGGCAGTACGTACCACGTGAGCACTCGGTTCCTCCAACTCGGCGACCAAGCGCGGTCCAGAAAGAAGGTGTTCAACGTTGCCCGCCCCGAGATAGACGACCTCGCGCAGGCGACCGGCGAGCACGCGAATCTCATGATCGAGGAACACGGGCTCGGCGTCTTTCTGTACCGCTCTCGGGGACAAGACGCCGTCCAGTTGGACACCCACGACGGGATGCGCGTCCCCCTGCAGACGACTGCGCTCGGAAAGACCATCATGGCCCATCGGCCGCGCGAGGAGGTCGAAGCCATACTGGACCGACACGGCCTCCCGGAGGTGACGTCCAGTACCATCTCGGACCGAGCGGAGCTTTTCGACACCCTCGAACAAGTACGAGAGCGAGGGTACGCCTACGACGACGAGGAACGCGTCAAGGGGATGCGGTGCGTCGCAGCGCCGATACTGGACGAGGAGGACTACGCTATCGCGGCCGTGAGCGTCTCCGGCCCGAAGAGCCGAATGCGAAAGGAGCGGTTCACGACAGAGGTCCCCGAGCAGATTCTCCGGAGTGCGAACGTCATCGAGGTGAACCTCACGTACTCCTGA
- the rhcF gene encoding 2,4-diketo-3-deoxy-L-rhamnonate hydrolase (part of the rhamnose catabolism pathway) translates to MQLVRYTTGGAPQWGVRRDDEVVPLTGLREDVSYQQLTSPGFLRVVEDAVDAAEDRAIPESEAKLLAPVPRPGKIVCVGLNYHDHAEEQDKEVPERPLLFGKAGAAVTNPGDPIVHPDAVEQVDYEVELGVVIGKTAKKVSADEALEYVAGYTAVNDVSARDAQFEDEQFFRGKSYDTFAPMGPTLVPQRDLNPNELDVACRVNGETKQESSTEEFIFDVEELVEYISGITTLRPGDVISTGTPGGVGIFRDPPELLEPGDTVDVEIEGIGTLTNSVAAEQR, encoded by the coding sequence ATGCAGCTCGTTCGATACACGACCGGCGGAGCCCCCCAGTGGGGAGTTCGCCGCGACGACGAGGTAGTACCGCTGACCGGCCTCCGCGAAGACGTCTCCTACCAGCAGTTGACCAGCCCCGGCTTCCTCCGCGTCGTCGAAGACGCCGTGGACGCCGCCGAGGACAGGGCGATTCCGGAGTCGGAGGCGAAACTGCTCGCGCCCGTCCCCCGTCCGGGGAAGATAGTCTGCGTCGGGCTCAACTACCACGACCACGCGGAGGAACAGGACAAAGAGGTCCCGGAGCGACCGCTCCTGTTCGGGAAGGCGGGCGCGGCGGTCACCAACCCCGGCGACCCCATCGTCCACCCCGACGCCGTCGAACAGGTGGACTACGAGGTGGAACTCGGCGTCGTCATCGGGAAGACGGCGAAGAAGGTGTCCGCCGACGAGGCACTGGAGTACGTCGCCGGCTACACGGCGGTAAACGACGTCAGCGCGCGCGACGCCCAGTTCGAGGACGAGCAGTTCTTCCGCGGGAAGAGCTACGACACGTTCGCCCCGATGGGGCCGACGCTCGTTCCCCAACGCGACCTGAACCCGAACGAGTTGGACGTCGCCTGCCGCGTCAACGGCGAGACGAAGCAGGAGTCGTCCACCGAGGAGTTCATCTTCGACGTCGAGGAACTCGTCGAGTACATCAGCGGAATCACCACCCTCCGACCGGGCGACGTCATCTCGACGGGGACGCCGGGCGGCGTCGGTATCTTCCGCGACCCGCCGGAACTCCTCGAACCCGGCGACACCGTCGACGTCGAAATCGAGGGCATCGGAACGCTGACGAACTCCGTCGCCGCGGAGCAGCGGTAG
- the rhcB gene encoding L-rhamnose 1-dehydrogenase (part of the rhamnose catabolism pathway), with translation MTTQSDDRLAGQHIVVTGGARGIGRGIAVRCARAGADVSLFDTKPDVAAETAAQVRQTGNEAAVYDVDVTDRSSVETAVEAASNELGRITGLVNNAGVQQAVPLLETTEEAWDAHFDVNAKGTFLVSKTVARAMVEADTAGSIVNVSSVGAERPFEGQGAYGASKAAVLAFTTVLAKELSDHGITVNAIKPGTVETPMVEEWLAEHADQSAKSPDEVLSEALDDHILDRIGQPEEVGHVAVLLLSEEGDWITGESIAVDGGYLKG, from the coding sequence ATGACGACGCAGTCAGACGACCGTTTAGCGGGACAGCACATCGTCGTTACCGGCGGTGCGCGGGGAATCGGCCGAGGTATCGCCGTCAGATGTGCGCGGGCGGGTGCCGACGTCTCTCTCTTCGATACGAAACCGGACGTCGCCGCCGAGACTGCGGCGCAGGTTCGTCAAACGGGGAACGAAGCGGCGGTGTACGACGTCGACGTGACGGACCGCTCGTCCGTCGAAACCGCCGTCGAAGCGGCGTCGAACGAACTCGGACGGATAACCGGACTGGTGAACAACGCGGGTGTCCAGCAGGCGGTTCCCCTGTTGGAGACGACGGAGGAGGCGTGGGACGCCCACTTCGACGTGAACGCCAAGGGAACGTTTCTCGTCTCGAAGACCGTCGCGCGAGCGATGGTCGAGGCGGACACCGCCGGGAGCATCGTAAACGTCTCCTCGGTGGGCGCGGAGCGACCGTTCGAGGGTCAGGGAGCGTACGGTGCCTCGAAGGCGGCGGTCCTCGCGTTCACCACCGTCCTCGCGAAGGAACTGAGCGACCACGGAATCACGGTCAACGCCATCAAGCCCGGAACCGTCGAGACGCCGATGGTGGAGGAGTGGCTCGCGGAGCACGCCGACCAGTCGGCGAAGTCGCCCGACGAGGTTCTCTCGGAGGCGCTCGACGACCACATCCTCGACCGAATCGGGCAACCCGAGGAAGTCGGTCACGTCGCCGTCCTTCTGCTCTCCGAGGAGGGCGACTGGATTACGGGGGAGTCCATCGCCGTCGACGGGGGCTACCTCAAAGGCTAA
- a CDS encoding fumarylacetoacetate hydrolase family protein: MKLATFEVETDVGRFRRVGVVDEASLLDVTAGYSYVLDAEGTPKPTERARSIVPPDALELLRVGDDAIDAARTVLDADIPRGDDVRAPDGARVRYDEDEVRLLSPLPRPNSIRDFSVFEGHADHVEKPDVWYDIPVYYKGNPDSVVRPGADVPWPAWENKLDFELEVAAIIGSPGENIDAEDAMDHVAGFTIFNDFTARDTQFREMEMPLGPAKGKDFANGFGPYLVTSDAFEADGAAVRARVNGDRWMSGSLSEMYHSWGEMIEYASRDETLHPGDILGCGTVPGGCCLDLDRWIEPGDTIELEVDGIGTLSHTVTPSGDE, from the coding sequence ATGAAACTCGCAACCTTCGAGGTAGAGACCGATGTCGGTCGGTTCCGACGCGTCGGCGTGGTAGACGAGGCGTCGTTGCTGGACGTTACGGCCGGCTATTCGTACGTCCTCGACGCCGAGGGGACCCCGAAACCGACCGAACGTGCGAGGAGTATCGTGCCGCCCGACGCCCTCGAACTCCTTCGGGTGGGAGACGACGCTATCGACGCCGCGCGAACCGTTCTCGACGCGGATATCCCCCGAGGGGACGACGTTCGGGCGCCCGACGGAGCGCGGGTCAGGTACGACGAAGACGAGGTGCGACTGCTCAGTCCGCTTCCGCGGCCGAACTCGATTCGGGACTTCTCCGTCTTCGAGGGGCACGCCGACCACGTCGAGAAGCCCGACGTATGGTACGACATCCCCGTCTACTACAAGGGGAATCCGGATAGCGTCGTCCGTCCGGGCGCCGACGTACCGTGGCCCGCGTGGGAGAACAAGCTCGACTTCGAGCTCGAAGTCGCGGCGATCATCGGGTCGCCCGGCGAGAACATCGACGCCGAGGACGCCATGGACCACGTCGCCGGCTTCACGATTTTCAACGATTTCACCGCGCGGGACACGCAGTTCCGAGAGATGGAGATGCCGCTCGGACCGGCGAAAGGGAAGGACTTCGCCAACGGATTCGGCCCGTATCTCGTCACGTCCGACGCGTTCGAGGCGGACGGTGCGGCGGTCCGAGCGCGAGTCAACGGCGACCGGTGGATGTCCGGGAGTCTCTCTGAGATGTACCACTCGTGGGGGGAGATGATCGAGTACGCATCGAGAGACGAAACGCTGCACCCGGGAGATATCCTCGGTTGCGGAACGGTCCCCGGCGGGTGCTGTCTGGACCTCGACCGATGGATCGAACCCGGCGATACGATCGAACTGGAGGTCGACGGAATCGGAACGCTCAGTCACACGGTAACGCCTTCAGGAGACGAGTAG
- a CDS encoding cyclase family protein — MWSQLASGDARILDLSISIEADVESEPWPPEINYEDHEDGAETLAATLRQQGFDVDAEDFPGGLGLAAEFLTATPHTATHMDAPWHYGPEVDGDPAKTIDEVPLSWGIGNAVVLDFTWKEPRSEISAEEIEVQLEELDHELSAGEIVLVQTGADELWGTHEYLTEYPGMSAEGTKFLVEQGVKVVGTDAYGFDKPFVEMGRRFEETGDSDELWPAHFAGREVEYCQIEKMANLDALPRRTEIPLLAIPVSIENGSGGWVRPIAVIEEP, encoded by the coding sequence ATGTGGAGTCAACTGGCAAGCGGAGATGCGCGGATACTCGACCTCAGCATCTCCATCGAAGCGGACGTCGAGAGCGAACCGTGGCCGCCGGAGATAAACTACGAAGACCACGAAGACGGCGCAGAAACGCTCGCAGCCACCCTTCGACAGCAGGGGTTCGACGTGGACGCCGAAGACTTCCCCGGCGGACTCGGGTTGGCGGCGGAGTTTCTCACCGCGACGCCGCACACGGCGACTCACATGGACGCACCGTGGCACTACGGCCCGGAGGTAGACGGCGACCCCGCCAAGACCATCGACGAGGTGCCGTTGTCGTGGGGGATCGGGAACGCCGTCGTCCTCGATTTCACGTGGAAGGAACCGCGGAGCGAGATCAGCGCCGAAGAGATCGAAGTTCAACTCGAGGAACTCGACCACGAGCTTTCGGCCGGCGAAATCGTGCTCGTACAGACGGGAGCAGACGAATTGTGGGGGACGCACGAGTACCTCACCGAGTATCCCGGCATGAGCGCCGAGGGCACGAAGTTCCTCGTCGAGCAGGGAGTGAAAGTGGTCGGAACCGACGCCTACGGGTTCGACAAGCCGTTCGTCGAGATGGGGCGTCGATTCGAGGAGACGGGGGACAGCGACGAACTGTGGCCGGCCCACTTCGCGGGCCGTGAGGTGGAGTACTGTCAGATCGAGAAGATGGCGAACCTCGACGCCCTCCCGCGACGCACCGAGATACCGCTTCTCGCGATTCCGGTGTCCATCGAGAACGGAAGCGGCGGATGGGTTCGACCGATCGCCGTCATCGAGGAACCATGA